From Streptomyces chrestomyceticus JCM 4735, one genomic window encodes:
- a CDS encoding class I SAM-dependent methyltransferase has protein sequence MPGRPTSTPEAAVIGTDMSAQVRALAAEYPEIAACLDPARVAAQRHRDTELPAEQDDFGAAGSGGRGESYVVAQRSVLTRARGIGRLLDLVAADRRAPSRLVLDLLGGDGLVSRVAVLTGRTDTVVATCDASPFMVDQAWARGIPAVRQRAESLLFRDASVGGVLLAYGSHHVPVAQRGTVAQEAFRVLQPGGVFVLHDFLTDSPVDVWFRKVVDVYAATGHDHPHFTRDEAAGYLRSAGFEEVGTRLMDDSFTVTGATKEAAQEELGRYMADMYGLTKLYAELGPGDTHRRTFELVCDIFRYEDADGGHREVETSLAADGGGWAVTMPREALVACGRKPGAPA, from the coding sequence ATGCCCGGCAGACCGACCAGCACTCCGGAGGCAGCAGTGATCGGCACGGACATGAGCGCGCAGGTCCGGGCGCTGGCCGCGGAGTATCCCGAGATCGCCGCCTGCCTCGATCCGGCACGCGTCGCGGCCCAGCGCCACCGGGACACCGAACTCCCGGCTGAGCAGGACGACTTCGGCGCCGCCGGCAGCGGCGGCCGGGGCGAGAGCTACGTCGTCGCGCAGCGCTCGGTCCTGACCCGGGCCCGGGGCATCGGCCGGCTCCTCGACCTCGTCGCCGCCGACCGCCGCGCCCCGTCCCGGCTCGTCCTCGACCTGCTGGGCGGGGACGGGCTGGTCAGCCGGGTCGCGGTGCTGACCGGCCGGACGGACACCGTGGTGGCCACCTGCGACGCCTCGCCCTTCATGGTGGACCAGGCGTGGGCCCGCGGCATTCCGGCGGTGCGGCAGCGCGCCGAGTCGCTGCTGTTCCGCGACGCGTCGGTCGGGGGCGTGCTGCTCGCCTACGGCAGCCACCACGTACCGGTGGCTCAGCGGGGCACGGTGGCCCAGGAGGCGTTCCGGGTCCTGCAACCGGGCGGGGTGTTCGTGCTCCACGACTTCCTCACCGATTCCCCGGTGGACGTGTGGTTCAGGAAGGTCGTCGACGTGTACGCGGCCACCGGCCACGACCACCCGCACTTCACGCGCGACGAGGCCGCCGGCTACCTGCGGTCGGCCGGCTTCGAGGAGGTCGGTACCCGGCTCATGGACGACTCCTTCACCGTCACCGGCGCCACGAAGGAGGCGGCGCAGGAGGAACTGGGCCGGTACATGGCCGACATGTACGGCCTGACGAAGCTCTACGCCGAACTCGGCCCCGGGGACACCCATCGCCGTACTTTCGAGCTGGTCTGCGACATCTTCCGCTACGAGGACGCCGACGGCGGGCACCGTGAGGTCGAGACGTCCCTGGCCGCGGACGGAGGCGGGTGGGCGGTGACGATGCCGAGGGAGGCACTCGTGGCCTGCGGACGCAAGCCGGGGGCGCCGGCCTGA
- a CDS encoding TauD/TfdA family dioxygenase, with product MLTYQEPPAGGVGAETVELTPQEAEQFRKVADEITGMLPHGKPAGPEQLDDPGLLAEIEVAARWLPPRLARALSRFRRQGNPHGVLLVRNVPLDADLPPTPADGAAPVWSRLGTATVGQLAVVSWLGDVIAYADEKAGRLVQDIVPVSGAEECQENSGSVLLELHTEDGFHPYKPDFVTLLCLRADHERRARTTYGAVTRALPRLSAECVRVLRRPLFRIHFSSSFGGPGAGAKGSGTGTGVVSPPLPVLSGPDGDPEIVADFHAMEPLDEAAARAFGELREAMLAVLDGAVLEAGDLIVVDNRTAVHGRTAFRPRYDGQDRWLRRCFAVADLRPSRAVRPPGSQVCAPLKPEGGP from the coding sequence GTGCTGACGTACCAGGAACCCCCCGCCGGCGGCGTCGGGGCCGAGACGGTGGAGCTGACGCCGCAGGAAGCCGAGCAGTTCCGCAAGGTCGCCGACGAGATCACCGGCATGCTGCCGCACGGGAAGCCGGCCGGGCCCGAGCAGCTCGACGACCCCGGGCTGCTCGCGGAGATCGAGGTGGCGGCGCGCTGGCTCCCGCCGCGCCTGGCCCGCGCGCTCAGCCGCTTCCGCAGGCAGGGCAACCCGCACGGCGTCCTGCTCGTACGCAACGTACCGCTCGACGCCGACCTGCCCCCGACCCCCGCCGACGGCGCCGCACCCGTCTGGTCGCGGCTCGGCACCGCGACCGTCGGCCAGCTCGCCGTGGTCTCCTGGCTCGGCGACGTCATCGCCTACGCCGACGAGAAGGCCGGCCGGCTGGTCCAGGACATCGTCCCGGTCAGCGGCGCCGAGGAGTGCCAGGAGAACAGCGGCAGCGTGCTGCTCGAACTGCACACCGAGGACGGCTTCCACCCGTACAAACCGGACTTCGTGACGCTGCTGTGCCTGCGCGCCGACCACGAGCGCCGGGCCCGCACCACCTACGGTGCGGTCACCCGGGCGCTGCCCCGCCTGTCCGCCGAGTGCGTCCGCGTCCTGCGCCGCCCGCTGTTCCGTATCCACTTCAGCAGTTCCTTCGGCGGGCCCGGCGCCGGGGCGAAGGGGAGCGGTACCGGTACCGGCGTGGTCTCGCCGCCGCTGCCCGTGCTGTCCGGGCCGGACGGCGACCCGGAGATCGTCGCCGACTTCCACGCCATGGAACCTCTGGACGAGGCCGCGGCGCGCGCGTTCGGCGAACTGCGCGAAGCCATGCTCGCCGTCCTCGACGGCGCGGTCCTCGAAGCCGGCGACCTGATCGTCGTGGACAACCGCACCGCCGTGCATGGCCGCACCGCCTTCCGGCCCCGCTACGACGGGCAGGACCGGTGGCTGCGGCGCTGCTTCGCGGTCGCCGACCTGCGCCCGTCCCGCGCCGTCCGGCCCCCGGGCTCCCAGGTGTGCGCGCCGCTGAAGCCGGAGGGCGGGCCGTGA
- a CDS encoding MbtH family protein, translating to MTNPFENPDSTYLVLVNDEGQHSLWPSFADVPAGWTVAHGEDTRDACLAYVEEHWTDMRPKSLVRVMDEAGAPSAR from the coding sequence ATGACCAATCCTTTCGAGAACCCCGACAGCACCTACCTGGTGCTGGTCAACGACGAGGGCCAGCACTCGCTGTGGCCGTCGTTCGCCGACGTCCCGGCCGGCTGGACGGTCGCGCACGGCGAGGACACGCGGGACGCCTGCCTCGCCTACGTCGAGGAGCACTGGACCGACATGCGCCCGAAGAGCCTCGTCCGCGTCATGGACGAAGCCGGGGCGCCGTCCGCCCGTTGA
- a CDS encoding amino acid adenylation domain-containing protein, whose translation MTQPELEDILPLAPLQEGLLFHALYDTAALDLYTLQSAYDLDGDLDATALREAARTLLRRHAALRAGFWHEGLDEPVQIVPHEVALAWQQADLTGTAPEEREAEAERIAAEDRLRRFDPARPPLLRFTLLRLGTERHRFVVTAHHLVLDGWSVQLLLEELFELYVRGGREDGMPPVARYRDYLAWLAGQDRAAAEDVWRRVLKGIEEPTRVAPADPSREPALPGQVLRDLPDGLAHALDALARRERLTLSTVFLGAWAVVLGRLTGKDDVVFGTTVSGRPPQVPGVERMIGLFANTLPVRVRLDPEQPLNGMLARLQEEQTHLLACQHVGLSGIQRTLGSGELFDTVTVFENLPAGESGLADTARGKGPRVTASRSQGVTHYPLNFMVMPGRPLRLRLDHQTGLFDRDAAEAIMARVVRVLENLIAEPGRRLGELEILAPAERARVLGEWSGTAGEPPAELMPQAFAARVATAPDAVALVCGEVSWTFAELDARADRLARRLAARGAGPDVLVGLCVRRSADMIAAVLAIWKAGGVCVPLDPGYPAERLAFMLADAAVPLVLTERELAGRLGEDRAASLVLLDDDAPSETGAALRTPPLHGDHAAYIVYTSGSTGVPKGVVVSHLGLANLYADHRDRVFAPAADAVAASAGRRLRVAHTASVSFDASMGQLAGLVAGHELHVVDEDTRRDATALLAYVRERSVDYLGITPSLMRELTALGLLDGPGHRPAVILLGAEAVDAALWEALRAHPETEVHNYYGPSECTVDVVGALVRDSARPVIGRPVANTRAYVLDARLRPVPPGVVGEVYLAGIQLARGYLARPGLTAARFVADPFGTPGTRMYRTGDLARWTADGRLDFAGRTDDQVKLRGYRVEPGEIETVLARHATVAQAAAAVREDRPGDQRLTAYVVPAPGARAHTEELREFCAGTLPEFMVPAQIVVLDALPMTPSGKLDRRALPAPGARTTGGREPRDPVEDILCGLFAEVLGVDRIGVDDGFFTLGGHSLLATRLVSRVRAALGAELAVRDVFEAPTVAGLAARLGTPREDARRRPPLRPAERPAALPLSFAQRRLWFLHQMEGPAPTYHMPFALRLTGGLDVAALRAALNDVVARHEVLRTVYPDTGGTPRQHVLEPAGAPAPLPVRTVAEDALAAALADAYARPFDLTREPPLHAALFALGPDDHVLLLVLHHIAGDAWSNLPLARDLSAAYAARRTGEAPAWAPLPVQYADYTLWQRGFLGEESDPDSALSRQVAYWRTALDGLPAELELRHDRPRPEVSDHRGGTVPLHVGPATHARLAGLARAHGASLFMVVQAALAALLTREGAGTDIPIGTPVAGRTDEGLDDLVGCFVNTLVLRTDTGGDPAFTDLLDRVRRTGLAAYSHQDVPFEHLVEVLNPPRSAARHPLFQVLLSLHHAADLPVELPGLRVRAEETRSRSAKFDLTFRLAERKGPDGGPGGLEGGVEYSTDLFDRSTVEGLAARFGRLLDAVAVDPGRRIWRLDVLSPAERERVLTGWNATERPLPPVTLPELFAAQVARTPDAVAVVGEGDTLSYAELDAWAERLARALSGRGAGPERVVAVVLPRSVELVVALLAVLKSGAAYLPVDPALPAERVRLLLDEARPVYVLDAADGVRNPRPETAGTARPVPLSPSHPAYVLYTSGSTGAPKGVVVPHAAVVNRLLGIQAEFVLEPSDICLCKAPAAFDASVWELFWPLSTGARIVVAAPDGHRDPAYLAALIREHAVTTVHFVPSMLRAFLDEPGTARCTSLRRVQTGGEPLTAELRDRATHLLGATVNHLYGPTETTIHATTWSCGQSSAAAPDTTAARPVPIGRPVRNTRAYVLDATLGPVPPGATGELYLAGAQLARGYLARPGLTAERFIACPFGAPGERMYRTGDLARWTADGVLEFAGRADDQVKLRGFRIELGEVEAVLARHEDVAAAAVVVREDRPGEQRLVAYVVPAPETGPHPADLRRHAARHLPEFMVPAAVVILAALPLTSSGKLDRRALPEPGGPLSVTAKRPARTPEEEVLCGLFAEVLGLTGTGIDDDFFDLGGDSLAAIRLVRRIREAAGVELSVSDLFAAPTVSRLMDRLRLGVRGDAFDVLLPLRGSGGLPPLFCVHPAGGLSWAYTGLLRHLGPDRPVYGLQARGLARPETYPTSMDELVTDYVRQLRSVRPTGPYHLLGWSFGGLAAHAIAVRLQAEGEEVAFLALLDSYPRDPEAAVPPVEERGVLATLLDFAGEDVPDAEQLRIEDVMEILRRGGGPLADIEERRVGALADVFVNSAELASAHAPGRFDGDLLHFTATAGRPDGAPTAAVWEPFVTGRVRRYTVDCTHHAMCRPEPLAEIGRVVTECLDGTDRPGWHDGPDR comes from the coding sequence ATGACGCAGCCGGAACTGGAGGACATCCTCCCCCTGGCACCACTCCAGGAGGGGCTGCTGTTCCACGCGCTGTACGACACGGCAGCGCTCGACCTCTACACCTTGCAGAGCGCCTACGACCTGGACGGGGACCTCGACGCGACGGCACTGCGCGAGGCCGCGCGCACGCTGCTGCGGCGCCACGCCGCCCTGCGCGCCGGCTTCTGGCACGAGGGCCTGGACGAACCGGTGCAGATCGTCCCGCACGAGGTCGCCCTGGCGTGGCAGCAGGCCGACCTCACCGGGACCGCCCCCGAGGAGCGGGAGGCGGAGGCGGAGCGCATCGCGGCCGAGGACCGGCTCCGCCGCTTCGACCCGGCCCGCCCGCCCCTGCTGCGCTTCACGCTGCTGCGGCTCGGGACGGAACGGCACCGTTTCGTCGTCACCGCGCACCACTTGGTGCTCGACGGCTGGTCCGTACAACTGCTGCTGGAGGAGCTGTTCGAGCTGTACGTCCGGGGCGGCCGGGAGGACGGGATGCCGCCGGTGGCCCGCTACCGCGACTACCTCGCCTGGCTGGCCGGACAGGACCGGGCCGCCGCCGAGGACGTGTGGCGCCGGGTCCTCAAGGGCATCGAGGAGCCCACCCGTGTAGCGCCCGCCGACCCGTCCCGGGAACCGGCCCTGCCAGGCCAGGTCCTGCGCGACCTGCCGGACGGCCTCGCCCACGCGCTGGACGCCCTCGCCCGCCGCGAACGGCTGACCCTGAGCACGGTCTTCCTGGGCGCCTGGGCCGTCGTCCTCGGCCGGCTGACCGGCAAGGACGACGTGGTCTTCGGCACCACCGTCTCCGGCCGCCCGCCCCAGGTGCCCGGCGTCGAGCGGATGATCGGCCTGTTCGCCAACACCCTGCCGGTACGGGTCCGCCTCGACCCGGAGCAGCCGCTGAACGGGATGCTGGCCAGGCTCCAGGAGGAACAGACACACCTGCTGGCCTGCCAGCACGTGGGGCTCTCCGGCATCCAGCGCACGCTCGGCTCGGGCGAACTGTTCGACACGGTGACCGTGTTCGAGAACCTGCCCGCCGGGGAGAGCGGACTCGCCGACACCGCGCGCGGCAAGGGGCCACGGGTGACGGCGAGCCGGAGCCAGGGCGTGACCCACTACCCGCTCAACTTCATGGTGATGCCCGGCCGGCCGCTGCGGCTGCGGCTGGACCACCAGACCGGCCTGTTCGACCGGGACGCCGCCGAGGCGATCATGGCGCGGGTGGTCCGGGTCCTGGAGAACCTGATCGCGGAGCCCGGCCGGCGCCTCGGCGAGCTGGAGATCCTGGCCCCGGCCGAACGGGCCCGGGTGCTGGGGGAGTGGAGCGGTACGGCCGGCGAGCCGCCGGCCGAGCTGATGCCGCAGGCGTTCGCGGCCCGGGTGGCGACGGCCCCGGACGCGGTGGCCCTGGTCTGTGGCGAGGTGTCCTGGACCTTTGCCGAACTGGACGCCCGCGCGGACCGCCTCGCGCGGCGCCTGGCCGCCCGGGGCGCCGGGCCCGACGTCCTGGTGGGGCTGTGCGTGCGCCGGTCGGCGGACATGATCGCCGCCGTGCTGGCCATCTGGAAGGCCGGCGGGGTGTGCGTACCGCTGGACCCCGGCTACCCGGCGGAGCGGCTGGCGTTCATGCTGGCCGACGCGGCCGTACCCCTGGTGCTGACCGAACGGGAGCTGGCCGGGCGCCTCGGGGAGGATCGGGCGGCGTCCCTGGTGCTGCTGGACGACGACGCCCCGTCCGAAACCGGTGCTGCCCTCCGTACCCCGCCCCTGCACGGCGACCACGCCGCGTACATCGTCTACACCTCCGGCTCCACGGGCGTGCCCAAGGGCGTCGTCGTCTCCCACCTGGGCCTGGCGAACCTGTACGCCGACCATCGCGACCGGGTGTTCGCCCCGGCGGCCGACGCCGTGGCCGCGTCGGCCGGACGGCGGCTGCGCGTGGCCCACACGGCGTCGGTGTCGTTCGACGCCTCCATGGGGCAACTGGCGGGCCTCGTCGCCGGCCACGAACTGCACGTCGTGGACGAGGACACCCGCCGCGACGCCACCGCGCTGCTGGCCTACGTACGCGAGCGGAGCGTCGACTACCTCGGCATCACCCCCTCACTGATGCGGGAACTGACCGCGCTCGGGCTGCTGGACGGCCCCGGACACCGCCCGGCGGTGATCCTCCTCGGCGCGGAGGCCGTCGACGCGGCGCTCTGGGAGGCGCTGCGGGCCCACCCGGAGACCGAGGTGCACAACTACTACGGGCCGAGCGAGTGCACGGTGGACGTCGTCGGCGCCCTCGTACGCGACAGCGCCCGGCCCGTGATCGGCCGACCGGTCGCCAACACCCGGGCCTATGTGCTGGACGCACGGCTGCGCCCCGTACCGCCCGGCGTGGTGGGCGAGGTCTACCTGGCCGGCATCCAGCTCGCCCGCGGCTACCTGGCCCGGCCCGGCCTGACCGCCGCACGCTTCGTCGCCGACCCGTTCGGCACGCCGGGGACGCGGATGTACCGCACCGGAGACCTCGCCCGCTGGACGGCCGACGGCCGGCTGGACTTCGCCGGGCGGACCGACGACCAGGTCAAGCTGCGCGGCTACCGGGTCGAACCCGGCGAGATCGAGACGGTGCTGGCCCGCCACGCCACCGTCGCGCAGGCGGCCGCCGCCGTACGCGAGGACCGGCCCGGCGACCAGCGCCTGACCGCCTACGTGGTGCCCGCGCCCGGCGCCCGGGCGCACACGGAGGAACTGCGCGAGTTCTGCGCCGGGACGCTGCCCGAGTTCATGGTGCCCGCGCAGATCGTCGTGCTCGACGCCCTGCCGATGACCCCCAGCGGCAAACTGGACCGCCGCGCCCTGCCCGCCCCCGGCGCGCGCACCACCGGCGGCCGGGAGCCGCGCGATCCGGTCGAGGACATCCTGTGCGGGCTGTTCGCCGAGGTCCTCGGCGTGGACCGGATCGGCGTCGACGACGGCTTCTTCACCCTCGGCGGCCACTCCCTGCTCGCGACCCGGCTGGTCTCGCGCGTCCGTGCGGCCCTCGGCGCGGAACTCGCCGTACGGGACGTCTTCGAGGCACCGACCGTCGCCGGGCTCGCGGCCCGGCTCGGCACCCCGCGCGAGGACGCCCGGCGACGGCCGCCGCTGCGGCCCGCCGAACGCCCGGCCGCACTGCCGCTGTCCTTCGCCCAGCGGCGCCTGTGGTTCCTGCACCAGATGGAAGGCCCCGCGCCGACCTACCACATGCCGTTCGCGCTGCGCCTGACCGGCGGGCTCGACGTCGCGGCCCTGCGCGCCGCCCTGAACGACGTGGTGGCCCGGCACGAGGTACTGCGCACCGTGTACCCGGACACCGGGGGCACCCCGCGCCAGCACGTACTGGAGCCCGCCGGAGCCCCCGCGCCGCTGCCCGTGCGGACGGTCGCCGAGGACGCCCTCGCGGCAGCCCTGGCGGACGCGTACGCGCGCCCCTTCGACCTCACCCGCGAACCGCCCCTGCACGCCGCACTGTTCGCGCTCGGCCCCGACGACCACGTCCTGCTGCTCGTACTGCACCACATCGCGGGCGACGCCTGGTCCAACCTCCCGCTCGCCCGCGACCTGTCCGCCGCCTACGCGGCCCGCCGTACGGGCGAGGCCCCGGCCTGGGCACCGCTGCCGGTCCAGTACGCCGACTACACCCTGTGGCAGCGCGGCTTCCTCGGCGAGGAGAGCGACCCGGACAGCGCGCTCTCCCGCCAGGTGGCGTACTGGCGGACGGCGCTCGACGGACTGCCCGCCGAACTGGAACTGCGGCACGACCGGCCCCGGCCGGAGGTGTCCGACCACCGTGGCGGGACGGTGCCGCTGCACGTCGGCCCCGCCACCCACGCCCGGCTCGCCGGGCTGGCGCGGGCGCACGGCGCGAGCCTGTTCATGGTCGTCCAGGCGGCCCTCGCGGCACTCCTGACGCGCGAGGGCGCGGGCACCGACATCCCGATCGGCACGCCGGTCGCGGGGCGTACCGACGAGGGCCTGGACGATCTCGTCGGGTGCTTCGTCAACACCCTGGTGCTGCGCACCGACACCGGGGGCGACCCGGCCTTCACGGACCTCCTCGACCGGGTCCGCCGGACCGGCCTGGCCGCGTACAGCCATCAGGACGTGCCCTTCGAGCACCTGGTGGAGGTCCTCAACCCGCCCCGCTCGGCGGCCCGGCACCCGCTGTTCCAGGTGCTGCTCTCCCTCCACCACGCCGCGGACCTGCCGGTGGAGCTGCCCGGACTGCGCGTCCGGGCCGAGGAGACCCGGTCCCGCTCGGCCAAGTTCGACCTGACGTTCCGGCTGGCCGAGCGGAAGGGGCCGGACGGCGGGCCCGGCGGCCTCGAAGGCGGTGTCGAGTACAGCACCGACCTGTTCGACCGGAGCACGGTGGAGGGCCTGGCCGCCCGCTTCGGGCGGCTGCTCGACGCTGTCGCCGTCGACCCCGGCCGGCGGATCTGGCGGCTCGACGTCCTGTCCCCGGCCGAGCGGGAGCGGGTGCTGACGGGGTGGAACGCCACCGAGCGGCCGCTGCCTCCGGTCACGCTGCCGGAGCTGTTCGCGGCGCAGGTGGCCCGTACGCCGGACGCGGTGGCCGTGGTCGGTGAGGGGGACACTCTGTCGTACGCGGAACTCGACGCGTGGGCGGAGCGGTTGGCGCGGGCTCTGAGCGGTCGGGGGGCGGGGCCGGAGCGGGTGGTGGCCGTGGTGCTGCCGCGTTCGGTGGAGCTGGTGGTGGCGCTGCTGGCGGTGCTCAAGAGCGGCGCGGCCTACCTGCCCGTCGACCCCGCCCTTCCGGCCGAACGCGTCCGCCTCCTGCTCGACGAGGCGCGTCCCGTGTACGTCCTGGACGCTGCGGACGGCGTGCGGAACCCCCGGCCGGAGACGGCGGGTACCGCGCGTCCCGTACCGCTCTCCCCGTCGCACCCGGCCTACGTGCTCTACACCTCGGGCTCCACCGGCGCCCCCAAGGGCGTCGTCGTCCCGCACGCGGCAGTCGTCAACCGACTCCTCGGCATCCAGGCGGAGTTCGTCCTCGAACCCTCCGACATCTGCCTGTGCAAGGCGCCGGCCGCCTTCGACGCGTCCGTGTGGGAGCTGTTCTGGCCGCTGTCCACCGGCGCACGCATCGTGGTGGCCGCCCCGGACGGACACCGGGACCCGGCGTACCTGGCCGCCCTGATCCGCGAACACGCCGTGACCACGGTGCACTTCGTACCGTCGATGCTGCGCGCCTTCCTGGACGAACCCGGCACCGCCCGCTGCACGAGCCTGCGGCGCGTCCAGACAGGCGGCGAACCGCTGACCGCCGAGCTGCGGGACCGTGCCACCCACCTTCTCGGCGCGACCGTGAACCATCTGTACGGGCCGACGGAAACCACCATCCACGCCACGACCTGGTCCTGCGGTCAGTCCTCGGCCGCCGCACCGGACACCACTGCGGCCCGTCCGGTGCCCATCGGCCGGCCCGTCCGCAACACCCGGGCGTACGTGCTGGATGCGACGCTGGGGCCGGTGCCGCCGGGTGCGACGGGGGAGTTGTACCTGGCAGGTGCGCAGCTTGCCCGTGGTTACCTGGCGCGGCCGGGGCTGACGGCGGAACGGTTCATCGCGTGCCCGTTCGGCGCGCCGGGGGAGCGGATGTACCGCACCGGTGACCTCGCGCGGTGGACCGCGGACGGGGTACTGGAGTTCGCCGGACGGGCCGACGACCAGGTCAAACTGCGCGGCTTCCGGATCGAACTCGGCGAGGTCGAGGCCGTCCTGGCCCGGCACGAGGACGTCGCCGCGGCGGCCGTCGTCGTCCGCGAGGACCGTCCCGGTGAGCAGCGGCTGGTGGCGTACGTGGTCCCCGCGCCGGAAACCGGACCGCACCCCGCCGACCTGCGGCGCCACGCCGCGCGGCACCTGCCGGAGTTCATGGTGCCGGCCGCCGTGGTGATCCTGGCGGCCCTGCCCCTGACCTCCAGCGGCAAGCTCGACCGGCGCGCCCTCCCGGAGCCGGGCGGCCCGCTCTCCGTCACCGCCAAGCGGCCCGCCCGCACCCCGGAGGAGGAGGTGCTCTGCGGCCTGTTCGCCGAAGTCCTCGGCCTGACCGGAACCGGGATCGACGACGACTTCTTCGACCTCGGCGGGGACTCGCTGGCGGCCATCCGGCTGGTCCGCCGCATCCGGGAGGCGGCGGGCGTGGAGCTGTCGGTCAGCGACCTGTTCGCGGCGCCCACGGTCAGCCGTCTGATGGACCGGCTGCGCCTCGGCGTCCGGGGCGACGCCTTCGACGTACTGCTCCCGCTGCGCGGCTCCGGCGGGCTGCCGCCACTGTTCTGCGTCCACCCCGCGGGCGGCCTGAGCTGGGCCTACACCGGACTGCTGCGGCACCTGGGCCCCGACCGGCCCGTGTACGGACTGCAGGCCCGCGGCCTGGCCCGCCCCGAGACGTACCCGACCTCGATGGACGAGCTGGTCACCGACTACGTACGGCAGCTCCGCTCGGTCCGGCCCACCGGCCCCTACCACCTGCTGGGCTGGTCCTTCGGCGGCCTCGCCGCCCACGCGATCGCCGTCCGCCTCCAGGCCGAGGGCGAGGAGGTCGCCTTCCTCGCCCTGCTCGACTCCTACCCCCGCGACCCCGAGGCCGCGGTCCCGCCCGTGGAGGAGCGGGGCGTCCTGGCGACGCTGCTCGACTTCGCGGGCGAGGACGTCCCCGACGCCGAACAACTGCGTATCGAGGACGTCATGGAGATCCTGCGCCGCGGCGGCGGGCCTCTGGCGGACATCGAGGAACGCCGCGTGGGGGCCCTGGCGGACGTCTTCGTCAACAGCGCGGAACTCGCGTCGGCGCACGCGCCCGGCCGGTTCGACGGCGACCTCCTGCACTTCACCGCGACCGCCGGCCGCCCGGACGGAGCGCCCACTGCGGCCGTCTGGGAGCCCTTCGTCACCGGACGCGTACGCCGGTACACCGTGGACTGCACCCACCACGCCATGTGCCGCCCCGAGCCGCTGGCCGAGATCGGCCGGGTGGTCACCGAGTGCCTGGACGGCACGGACCGGCCGGGGTGGCACGACGGCCCCGACCGGTAG